In Nicotiana tabacum cultivar K326 chromosome 17, ASM71507v2, whole genome shotgun sequence, one DNA window encodes the following:
- the LOC107789329 gene encoding caffeoyl-CoA O-methyltransferase 2: protein MATNGENGRHQEVGHKSLLQSDALYQYILETSVYPREPEPMKELREITAKHPWNLMTTSADEGQFLSMLLKLINAKNTMEIGVFTGYSLLATAMALPDDGKILAMDINRENYEIGLPIIEKAGLAHKIVFREGPALPVLDQMIEDGKYHGSYDFIFVDADKDNYLNYHKRLIDLVKVGGLIGYDNTLWNGSVVAPPDAPLRKYVRYYRDFVLELNKALAADSRIEICQLPVGDGITLCRRIS from the exons ATGGCAACCAATGGAGAAAATGGAAGACATCAAGAAGTTGGACACAAGAGTCTCTTGCAAAGTGATGCCCTTTATCAG TACATTCTTGAAACAAGCGTGTACCCAAGAGAGCCTGAACCCATGAAAGAGCTAAGGGAGATTACTGCAAAACATCCTTG GAACCTCATGACCACCTCTGCCGATGAAGGTCAATTCTTGAGCATGCTTCTTAAACTCATTAATGCCAAGAACACAATGGAAATTGGTGTTTTTACTGGTTACTCTCTTCTTGCTACTGCcatggctcttcccgatgatggcaAG ATTCTAGCTATGGATATTAACCGGGAAAACTATGAGATTGGCCTTCCAATAATTGAAAAGGCTGGACTAGCTCACAAAATAGTATTCAGAGAAGGACCTGCACTTCCTGTTCTTGACCAAATGATTGAGGAC GGCAAATACCATGGATCATATGACTTCATATTTGTGGACGCTGACAAAGACAATTACTTGAACTATCACAAGAGATTAATCGACTTGGTCAAAGTTGGGGGACTAATTGGATATGACAACACCCTATGGAATGGATCAGTGGTTGCACCACCAGATGCACCCCTTAGGAAATATGTTAGGTATTATAGGGATTTCGTATTGGAACTCAACAAGGCTTTGGCTGCTGATTCAAGAATTGAAATCTGTCAGCTTCCCGTTGGCGATGGCATCACCCTTTGCCGACGCATTAGTTAA